The Synechococcus sp. WH 8101 sequence GCCAGGGGGGTGATGCCGCGCGCGCACAGATCGCGGTGGACCGCTTCCAGGCTGCGGCGACAGCCCACCAATAACGGTGTCAGGTCGCGGGGAAGTTCCTCTGAAGCCAGAGCTTTCAGGGTCACCTCCATGCCGATGCCCGCAGGATCGCCAAGGGCAATCAGCAGGGTCTGACTAGCGTCGGTGCACTCAATCGACATGGCGATGCTGCGCTGGTTGCTTCTGGGGCTGTTGTTGTATGGGCTCGGGACGGCTCTGCGTCATGGTTGGCTGGAGGTGCAGTGGCATCGTCTGTTGCATGACGCCGGTCTCACCTTCGTCGATCCGGACAAACCGATCGAGCTCCACGAGCTGCCCCTGTTCAAGCCGACGCCCTCTCCGAAGCAGCCTTCGACGCTGAAGCAGCCGATGCCTTGAAGCCCTCCGCCTTCCAGCAGTCGAGTAGACCGCTGCGGAAGGTGGGATGGAGCAGGGTGTATCCAAGCTCCTCGCAGAGCAGAGCGTTGCTGACGCGCCGGTTTTCCGCCCAGAAGGAGCGGGCCATGGCACTCATGGTCTGGCTCGCGTCGCTGTAGGGACGCGGTTGGGGCAGGGTGATGCCGAGCAGCTCGGCCGCATAACCCTGGATCTGCGCTGAGGGAGCCGGTTCGTCG is a genomic window containing:
- a CDS encoding 4-hydroxythreonine-4-phosphate dehydrogenase, which encodes MHSIDMAMLRWLLLGLLLYGLGTALRHGWLEVQWHRLLHDAGLTFVDPDKPIELHELPLFKPTPSPKQPSTLKQPMP